A genomic region of Brevibacillus sp. JNUCC-41 contains the following coding sequences:
- a CDS encoding glycosyltransferase family 2 protein, giving the protein MNEVKTHPLISIIFPAKNEGENVRNTLDSLFSVDTHYSFEVIIINDGSSDDCCDFLNTYIHANQVKLFETEGIGAANARNLGATKASGEFLIFCDAHLQFEDLWIDHIVEPLLSGKSDAVTPAIASFGNSVFIGYGQTLKSNLRIKWNSKQNGLFETAVLPGGCFIISKKVFEDVGGFETRFKTWGHEDVELSIKLWLFGFRCHVLPDVKIIHLFRKTHPYEVSYDEVYYNLLRMAYSHFNTHRIQKCKKLMIHVKANPIESQVLLDGVKKQRRAYFQKRKYDDDWYFAKFNIDF; this is encoded by the coding sequence ATAAACGAAGTGAAAACTCATCCTTTAATTTCAATAATTTTCCCAGCCAAAAATGAAGGCGAAAATGTGAGAAACACTCTTGATTCATTATTTTCTGTTGATACACATTATTCCTTCGAAGTGATCATTATAAACGATGGATCTTCAGATGATTGCTGTGATTTCCTTAATACCTATATTCACGCAAACCAGGTTAAACTTTTTGAAACAGAAGGAATAGGTGCTGCAAACGCACGAAATTTAGGGGCAACAAAAGCTTCTGGTGAATTCCTGATTTTTTGCGACGCTCATTTACAGTTTGAAGATTTGTGGATCGATCATATTGTAGAGCCCCTCCTCTCTGGAAAATCAGATGCAGTAACCCCAGCAATCGCTTCGTTTGGCAATTCCGTTTTCATCGGCTATGGTCAGACCTTAAAGTCAAACCTTAGAATCAAATGGAATTCTAAACAAAATGGCCTCTTTGAAACTGCCGTATTACCCGGAGGATGTTTTATTATCTCCAAAAAAGTGTTTGAAGATGTGGGTGGATTTGAAACGAGATTTAAAACTTGGGGACATGAAGATGTAGAGCTATCTATTAAGCTATGGCTGTTTGGATTTCGCTGCCACGTTCTGCCTGATGTAAAAATAATCCATTTATTCAGAAAAACTCACCCCTACGAAGTTAGCTATGATGAAGTATATTATAATTTATTAAGAATGGCCTACTCTCACTTTAATACTCATCGCATACAAAAATGCAAAAAACTCATGATCCATGTAAAAGCAAACCCTATTGAATCCCAAGTTCTCCTAGATGGAGTCAAAAAGCAGAGACGGGCCTACTTTCAAAAACGAAAATATGATGATGATTGGTACTTTGCCAAATTTAATATAGATTTCTAA
- a CDS encoding glycosyltransferase family 2 protein: MKKVSIVVPFYNCPYIDEALESLMNQTYKNIEIIVVNDGSTKYSDKITPYLDRIIYIEKGNGGTASALNMGIKNATGDYFCWLSSDDIFYPEKTEVQLDFMNKNRALFSYTSYYCINENGEITTPRMGIQLPNKLELIKAMSKGNIINGCTVMMNRKIFDLIGVFDETLPYTHDYDLWLRIVQKFDIHFLSQPLLLYRVHPQMGSNKHAVSIKKETRLVVNRHQAKMRQLIFRQLRKQ, translated from the coding sequence GTGAAGAAAGTATCAATTGTTGTTCCGTTTTATAATTGCCCCTACATTGATGAAGCATTGGAAAGTTTGATGAACCAAACATATAAAAATATAGAAATTATCGTTGTGAATGATGGCTCAACAAAATATTCTGATAAAATCACTCCGTATCTAGATAGAATTATATACATCGAAAAGGGAAACGGTGGAACAGCGAGCGCACTAAATATGGGCATAAAAAATGCGACAGGGGACTATTTTTGCTGGCTCAGTTCAGATGACATCTTTTACCCTGAGAAAACAGAAGTTCAATTAGACTTTATGAATAAAAATCGAGCGTTATTTAGTTATACTTCTTATTATTGTATAAATGAAAATGGGGAAATTACCACTCCTAGGATGGGTATACAATTGCCTAATAAATTAGAATTAATTAAAGCAATGAGCAAGGGAAATATTATTAATGGCTGCACTGTAATGATGAATAGGAAGATATTTGATCTAATTGGAGTGTTTGATGAAACACTTCCATATACTCACGATTATGACTTATGGTTAAGGATAGTACAAAAATTTGACATACATTTTTTGTCTCAACCGTTATTACTTTATAGGGTTCATCCACAAATGGGCTCGAACAAGCATGCAGTTAGTATCAAAAAAGAAACTAGACTCGTTGTTAATCGACACCAAGCTAAAATGAGACAATTAATATTTAGGCAACTCAGAAAACAATGA
- a CDS encoding glycosyltransferase — MLYNTFLTFHGNSTITTQKQLFTEIKNTFTIEFWAKPEVPHELKKESSRGISKIINERFVIVPVFGAFGDGDGSRAGVGVSVGTNGISIYEHTIDHLPATLVYDAPINGWTHIAVVYVNKKPTLYINGKFTKTGKVSRKKTVVPSGVFGGMKDLSFYKGGINEIRIWNTARMHHEIQKNMSRTLTGNERSLLGYWKLNEGSGIIAHDSTMYKNDGNIEGAEWSFRSLKNIHSLKNTRTQKKDMNILFTFFVPSGGIETLNRQRFNALAQRQINCHFLYLQNGSGLQNKINTSIFVTNSNDEIKSIILQGNYDAIVVASDLRLLQTIKNFGYQGILIYENQGLGYNKAHAYNYLQSHKTIIDKYCDAILYPKTPHLIQAFETYFPGKKKYCFHNCFNTDDFKYQIHPKKDNPIIGWVGRLEENKNWRDFLIIGSKLIHKNPSIQLWMFEDNTLSNQEERLAFERRIDELNLRNHLTMYANQPHSKMAEYFSIIGDSGGFLCSTSKVEGFGYAVLEAMVCRCPVLSTDSDGVSSFIKHNITGKFFDLGNIDQAVLEGYELLSNIPLREEIRRKAVEHIETHFSPVKYSANFINMLYTLKNEKY; from the coding sequence ATGCTATACAACACTTTTCTTACATTCCATGGGAATAGCACCATAACGACTCAAAAACAACTATTCACTGAAATTAAAAATACATTCACAATAGAATTTTGGGCAAAACCAGAAGTTCCTCATGAGTTGAAAAAAGAATCATCAAGGGGTATTTCCAAAATCATTAACGAACGATTCGTTATTGTACCTGTATTTGGAGCATTTGGGGATGGAGATGGTTCTCGGGCAGGTGTTGGGGTATCGGTAGGAACAAATGGGATCTCTATATACGAGCACACAATTGACCATTTACCTGCGACTTTAGTTTATGATGCGCCAATAAATGGTTGGACACATATTGCAGTTGTATACGTTAATAAAAAACCTACATTATATATAAATGGGAAATTTACAAAAACGGGAAAAGTCAGTAGAAAAAAAACAGTAGTTCCTTCGGGAGTTTTTGGGGGAATGAAGGATTTAAGCTTTTATAAAGGTGGCATTAACGAAATACGGATATGGAACACAGCAAGAATGCACCATGAAATCCAAAAAAATATGAGCCGGACTCTTACCGGAAATGAACGTTCCCTTTTGGGCTATTGGAAATTAAATGAAGGTTCCGGAATAATTGCTCACGATTCTACCATGTATAAAAATGACGGAAATATTGAAGGGGCAGAATGGAGCTTTCGCTCCCTTAAAAATATTCATTCCCTTAAAAATACAAGAACACAAAAAAAAGACATGAATATCTTGTTTACTTTTTTTGTTCCAAGCGGGGGAATTGAAACATTAAATAGACAACGCTTTAATGCGCTTGCACAAAGGCAAATAAACTGTCACTTTTTATATTTACAAAATGGATCGGGACTACAAAACAAAATTAATACTTCAATTTTTGTGACAAATAGCAATGATGAGATTAAATCAATTATCTTACAAGGGAATTATGATGCTATTGTTGTTGCTTCCGATCTCCGTCTATTACAAACAATTAAGAATTTTGGGTACCAAGGAATATTAATTTATGAAAATCAAGGATTAGGTTACAACAAAGCACATGCTTATAACTATTTACAAAGTCACAAAACCATTATTGACAAATACTGTGACGCTATTTTATACCCTAAAACACCTCACCTCATTCAAGCTTTTGAGACTTATTTTCCAGGTAAGAAAAAATATTGTTTTCATAATTGCTTTAATACAGATGATTTTAAATACCAAATACACCCTAAGAAGGATAACCCGATTATTGGCTGGGTAGGAAGGCTAGAGGAAAATAAAAACTGGAGAGATTTCCTGATTATTGGGTCTAAATTAATCCATAAGAACCCTTCTATCCAACTTTGGATGTTTGAAGATAACACATTATCAAATCAAGAAGAAAGGTTAGCCTTTGAACGAAGAATTGATGAATTAAATTTGAGAAACCACCTTACCATGTATGCAAATCAACCACATAGTAAAATGGCTGAATATTTTTCTATCATTGGTGACTCCGGTGGCTTTTTATGTTCTACATCAAAAGTAGAAGGTTTTGGTTATGCGGTTCTTGAAGCAATGGTTTGCCGATGCCCTGTCCTATCAACTGATTCTGATGGAGTGAGCAGTTTTATTAAACATAATATAACTGGAAAGTTTTTCGATTTGGGAAATATCGATCAGGCGGTGCTAGAAGGTTATGAGTTATTGTCAAACATTCCTTTAAGAGAAGAAATTAGACGAAAGGCTGTCGAACATATAGAAACACACTTCTCACCTGTTAAATATTCTGCAAACTTCATAAATATGTTATACACTCTTAAAAATGAAAAGTATTGA
- the wecB gene encoding non-hydrolyzing UDP-N-acetylglucosamine 2-epimerase: MKIVAIFGTRPEGIKMAPIIKELRNETNLNCVCLNSAQHRGMLDQVLEIFSIVPEYDLNIMSQDQKLQDITAKMITRISAILADEKPQLVLVLGDTATTFAGAYAAFLQQIPVGHVEAGLRTNQMYSPFPEEMYRQLVSRMATYHFAPTQDNRLNLLKENILDDQIKVVGNTVIDALLDVTSKPVPQPVSELLKNDKKNIIVTTHRRENFNELKNVYFAINEILQNHKDVHVIFPVHKNPNVRKQIDRYLKPHERLSVVSSIDYEVFAHLLKKAFLVITDSGGIQEEAVSLKVPVLVARVSTERPEGVKAGILKLVGLSKESIYNEVSRLILNPSEYKMIANIPNPYGDGTAAKKIVEFIKNEAGSWES; this comes from the coding sequence ATGAAAATTGTCGCTATTTTTGGAACTAGGCCTGAGGGAATCAAGATGGCACCCATCATTAAAGAATTAAGAAACGAAACGAATTTAAACTGTGTCTGTTTAAATTCTGCACAGCATCGAGGCATGCTGGATCAAGTTTTAGAAATTTTTTCGATAGTTCCAGAATATGACCTTAATATCATGAGCCAAGACCAAAAGCTTCAGGATATTACTGCTAAAATGATTACTAGGATATCGGCCATTCTTGCAGATGAAAAGCCACAGCTTGTGTTGGTACTCGGTGATACAGCTACTACTTTTGCGGGGGCATATGCGGCCTTTTTACAACAAATCCCTGTCGGACATGTGGAAGCTGGTTTACGGACAAATCAAATGTATTCCCCTTTTCCTGAAGAGATGTATCGTCAGCTGGTCAGTCGAATGGCGACTTATCACTTTGCCCCTACCCAAGATAACAGGCTGAACTTGCTGAAAGAAAATATACTTGATGATCAAATAAAAGTTGTAGGAAATACCGTTATTGATGCGCTCCTAGACGTTACTTCAAAACCTGTACCTCAACCGGTGTCAGAACTCTTGAAAAATGATAAGAAAAACATCATTGTAACAACACATAGAAGGGAAAACTTTAATGAATTAAAAAACGTATACTTCGCAATCAATGAAATATTACAAAATCACAAGGATGTTCATGTCATTTTTCCTGTGCATAAGAATCCAAACGTCCGAAAGCAAATTGACAGATATTTAAAACCACATGAAAGATTATCCGTTGTTAGTTCAATCGATTATGAAGTATTTGCGCACCTGTTAAAGAAAGCATTTTTGGTTATTACAGATTCAGGTGGAATACAAGAAGAAGCGGTCTCGCTTAAAGTGCCTGTACTTGTAGCAAGGGTTTCCACCGAACGACCTGAGGGTGTCAAAGCTGGAATCCTAAAATTAGTGGGGCTTTCTAAAGAGAGCATATACAATGAAGTATCACGCTTAATATTGAATCCATCGGAATATAAAATGATTGCCAATATCCCAAATCCATATGGGGATGGTACTGCAGCTAAGAAAATTGTTGAATTTATTAAGAATGAAGCGGGTTCTTGGGAGAGTTAG
- a CDS encoding glycosyltransferase family 2 protein → MKVGVVLPVFNQEPQYIFECIQSLQNQTFRQFKLAIVIDGANVETVNAVYEASQVLTIPFQIINRTENQGIAYTLNEGFSYLTDCPYLTWVSSDNRHYPEFLQALVKTMDSTPKEIVLVYSLYHRINEKGINVSNSEEMHQFMTSLMRRPKEQIYSVCFLGASFLFRRQAFEKAGGYRNKFPIAQDHDFWMRILQHGDIYFLEKYLMEYRVNGKYSLTTLTPSEDLILESMRSSIDNRKTIQDIPKVSVLLTSYNQCKYIDHAIESVLNQTFTNFHLIAVDDGSTDGTQEIIYQKKDSRLIGLFLNHRGKAHALNAGLEFCLGEYVLELDGDDWLDPQALDIMVREMDKQPPNVGLTYANRKLWNQVGEKLIEGPIIPGLNYGDKYDVLSNLQTHCPRLYRKSALKSIGGWKRFIDGQPAILDDFLMFLDLAEKYDFHWINGALYHQRRHEKNITLIQQEEISSEIQKIVHAKIKEWGNEYIPEFIFNEGSLVKVDLRPRGLS, encoded by the coding sequence ATGAAAGTAGGAGTAGTGCTTCCGGTTTTTAATCAAGAACCACAATACATTTTTGAATGCATACAATCCCTTCAAAATCAGACTTTTCGACAGTTCAAACTGGCAATTGTGATAGATGGGGCTAATGTAGAGACGGTTAATGCAGTTTATGAAGCATCACAAGTGTTAACGATACCCTTTCAAATTATTAACAGAACAGAAAACCAAGGCATTGCGTATACCTTAAATGAGGGATTCTCTTATCTTACTGATTGTCCCTATCTTACTTGGGTATCCAGTGATAACAGGCATTATCCCGAATTCTTGCAGGCATTAGTCAAAACAATGGACTCTACACCAAAAGAAATAGTTCTCGTTTATTCTTTATATCATCGAATAAATGAGAAAGGCATCAATGTATCAAATTCTGAAGAGATGCATCAATTTATGACTTCATTAATGAGACGTCCAAAAGAACAAATATATTCCGTTTGTTTTTTAGGGGCCTCTTTCTTATTTAGGAGGCAGGCATTTGAAAAGGCAGGTGGATACCGAAATAAATTTCCCATCGCGCAGGACCATGACTTTTGGATGAGGATTCTACAGCATGGCGATATTTATTTTCTGGAGAAATATTTAATGGAATACCGAGTGAATGGAAAATATTCACTTACCACTTTGACACCGTCTGAGGATCTGATACTAGAAAGTATGAGAAGCAGCATTGATAATCGGAAAACGATACAAGACATTCCAAAGGTATCAGTATTGTTAACTTCTTATAATCAGTGTAAATATATCGACCATGCTATTGAAAGTGTCCTTAATCAAACGTTTACCAATTTCCATCTTATTGCTGTAGATGATGGTTCCACCGATGGAACTCAAGAGATCATCTATCAAAAAAAAGATTCCAGACTCATCGGGCTTTTCCTTAATCACCGTGGAAAGGCTCATGCATTGAACGCAGGCCTTGAGTTCTGCTTAGGAGAATATGTTCTTGAACTGGATGGCGATGATTGGCTCGATCCTCAGGCTTTGGACATCATGGTAAGGGAAATGGATAAACAGCCACCAAATGTCGGCCTCACATATGCAAATCGTAAATTATGGAACCAAGTTGGAGAGAAACTTATTGAAGGCCCTATAATACCAGGATTAAATTATGGGGATAAGTATGATGTATTATCTAACTTACAAACTCATTGTCCAAGGCTTTATAGAAAATCAGCACTAAAAAGTATTGGGGGATGGAAAAGATTTATCGATGGTCAACCGGCCATTCTAGATGATTTCTTAATGTTTTTAGATCTTGCTGAGAAATATGACTTTCATTGGATTAATGGCGCTTTATATCATCAAAGAAGACATGAAAAAAATATCACTCTTATACAGCAAGAAGAAATTAGTTCAGAAATACAAAAAATCGTACATGCAAAGATAAAAGAATGGGGTAATGAATATATTCCTGAATTCATTTTTAATGAAGGAAGTTTAGTAAAAGTAGACTTGAGACCGAGGGGATTATCATGA
- a CDS encoding NAD-dependent epimerase/dehydratase family protein, which yields MDGKVMSQMPKLLITGASGFTGQHACNHFVNAGFAVTAVTKKNFVNDQVQTELCDLTNKESVGKLIKKVKPEYLLHLAGQSHVGQSWIDPVSSLEANAMSTLYLIEALRQENPACKVVIVGSALQFDPKNITTLTHPYSLSKTVQVLIAQSWGELYGMHIIIAKPTNLIGPGLSNGVCSIFAKKIVDMEENNAEKLLEVNNLQAKRDFVDVRDVVKSYEILLTQGKSGEIYDIASGKNHSLENIINHFKSFTNVEFITKTNNNFASEVHNEINLDKIKKLGWEPIINLEKSILDILNFYRMNK from the coding sequence TTGGATGGAAAAGTAATGAGCCAGATGCCTAAATTGTTAATTACGGGGGCAAGCGGATTCACTGGCCAGCATGCGTGTAATCACTTTGTAAACGCAGGTTTTGCTGTTACTGCTGTGACTAAAAAGAATTTCGTAAATGATCAAGTACAGACAGAGCTGTGTGATCTAACAAATAAGGAGAGTGTAGGAAAGTTAATAAAGAAGGTGAAACCGGAGTATCTTCTTCATTTAGCTGGTCAAAGCCATGTTGGACAATCATGGATTGATCCTGTTTCTTCTCTGGAAGCAAATGCAATGTCAACTCTATATTTAATAGAAGCACTTCGGCAAGAAAATCCAGCCTGTAAAGTAGTTATAGTCGGTTCAGCCCTGCAATTTGACCCTAAAAATATTACAACTTTAACCCACCCTTATAGTTTAAGCAAAACTGTTCAAGTTTTAATTGCTCAATCATGGGGAGAGCTTTACGGCATGCACATAATAATCGCTAAGCCAACAAATTTGATAGGTCCCGGATTATCAAATGGTGTTTGTTCCATTTTTGCGAAAAAAATAGTCGATATGGAAGAAAATAATGCAGAAAAATTACTTGAAGTAAATAATCTGCAAGCAAAACGTGATTTTGTAGATGTAAGAGATGTAGTAAAATCTTATGAAATTCTTTTAACCCAGGGGAAATCAGGAGAAATTTATGATATTGCTTCAGGGAAGAATCATTCATTAGAAAACATCATAAATCATTTTAAATCATTCACAAATGTGGAATTTATAACGAAAACAAACAATAACTTTGCAAGCGAAGTTCATAATGAAATTAATTTGGATAAAATTAAGAAATTAGGATGGGAACCTATTATTAATTTAGAAAAATCTATTTTAGATATTCTTAATTTCTACCGTATGAATAAATGA
- a CDS encoding dTDP-4-dehydrorhamnose reductase family protein, producing MKLLILGGQGMAGHMLKAYFIQKPQYQVFYTSRDLNDKKSLYLDVTDLTKLEEIIDSIKPDITINCIGILNEHASNNTKLAFQVNSVFPHQLVKLTERYGGKLIHISTDCVFSGTKGDYTEADIPDSTTIYGQSKHLGEIKTEKHLTIRTSIIGPELKEDGIGLFLWFMKQKGEIKGFEKVLWNGVTTLELAKAIEAMIKNNVTGLYHLGSEDKLSKYTLLKIIKESFNKTDVEIIPDSNIVLDRTIKSTRNDFYYQIPTYEYMLRDLKSWMEK from the coding sequence ATGAAGTTATTAATCCTTGGTGGACAAGGGATGGCAGGACATATGTTAAAAGCATACTTTATACAAAAACCACAGTATCAGGTTTTCTATACATCAAGGGATTTAAATGATAAAAAGAGTTTATATCTGGATGTAACCGATTTAACAAAGTTGGAAGAAATTATAGACTCCATAAAACCGGATATTACGATCAACTGCATCGGTATTTTAAATGAACATGCCAGCAATAATACGAAGCTGGCTTTTCAGGTAAATAGCGTTTTTCCACATCAGCTTGTCAAATTAACTGAACGCTATGGGGGTAAATTAATCCATATTAGTACAGATTGCGTTTTTTCAGGAACAAAAGGTGATTACACAGAAGCGGATATTCCTGACAGTACGACGATTTATGGCCAGTCTAAACACTTAGGAGAAATTAAAACCGAAAAACATTTGACTATAAGGACCTCCATAATAGGCCCGGAACTAAAAGAAGATGGAATTGGTTTATTTCTTTGGTTTATGAAACAAAAAGGAGAAATAAAAGGTTTTGAAAAAGTGCTTTGGAATGGCGTAACAACGCTGGAATTAGCTAAAGCGATTGAAGCAATGATTAAGAATAACGTTACTGGCTTATATCATTTAGGTTCAGAGGATAAGTTGTCAAAATATACTCTATTGAAAATAATCAAGGAAAGCTTTAATAAAACAGATGTTGAGATTATACCAGACTCAAATATCGTACTGGATCGTACGATAAAAAGCACAAGAAATGATTTTTATTATCAAATTCCTACTTATGAATATATGCTGAGGGATTTAAAAAGTTGGATGGAAAAGTAA
- a CDS encoding polysaccharide biosynthesis protein: MIKDRTILVTGGTGSWGYELVKQLLDFEPSEIRIFSRNESYQFTMKQEFDNNPKLQFIIGDVKEKEALLEACQGVDYIFHLAALKHVPVCEDQPIEALKTNVIGTQNVIEAAISCNVHSVVNISTDKASNPSNFYGLSKAMAERLIIHANTLNTRTRFVCIRGGNVLGTNGSVIHVFKKQIEEKGKIGITDLKMTRFFLTIEEAIKLVFKATFESIGGEIFVMKMPSCKIIDLAQVLMDASKKENVEVEILGIRPGEKIHEILLSEYESTTAIAYDDEYYVILPSIHIDGIKEHYSNCQPVSLEDYNSGTGLMDKAQIKEMLKKGGFI, translated from the coding sequence TTGATTAAAGATCGAACAATCTTGGTAACAGGCGGTACAGGCTCATGGGGATATGAATTGGTTAAGCAGTTATTGGATTTTGAACCGAGTGAAATACGGATTTTTTCAAGAAATGAGTCCTATCAATTTACAATGAAGCAAGAGTTTGATAATAATCCGAAATTACAATTCATAATCGGAGATGTAAAAGAGAAGGAAGCTTTATTGGAAGCTTGCCAAGGTGTTGATTATATTTTCCACTTGGCAGCGTTAAAGCATGTTCCTGTATGTGAAGATCAACCTATTGAAGCTTTAAAGACGAACGTAATTGGAACACAGAATGTTATAGAAGCCGCTATAAGCTGTAATGTACATTCAGTTGTAAACATTTCTACAGACAAGGCATCGAATCCATCCAACTTTTATGGTCTATCAAAGGCAATGGCCGAAAGACTGATCATACACGCTAATACATTAAACACGAGAACAAGATTTGTATGTATCAGGGGGGGAAACGTGCTTGGCACAAATGGAAGTGTCATACACGTTTTTAAAAAGCAAATTGAAGAAAAGGGAAAAATCGGGATAACCGACTTAAAAATGACGAGATTCTTTTTAACCATTGAAGAAGCGATTAAATTGGTATTTAAGGCAACCTTTGAAAGCATTGGCGGAGAAATTTTCGTAATGAAAATGCCGTCCTGTAAAATTATTGATCTTGCCCAAGTATTAATGGATGCTTCTAAGAAAGAAAATGTAGAGGTGGAAATTCTAGGGATAAGACCAGGAGAAAAAATCCATGAAATCCTGCTTTCAGAATATGAGAGCACAACGGCGATTGCCTATGACGATGAATATTATGTAATACTTCCATCCATTCATATAGATGGGATAAAAGAACATTACTCTAACTGCCAGCCGGTTAGTTTAGAAGACTATAACTCTGGAACAGGACTAATGGATAAAGCCCAGATCAAGGAAATGTTAAAGAAAGGTGGCTTCATATAA
- the wecB gene encoding non-hydrolyzing UDP-N-acetylglucosamine 2-epimerase gives MKVMTILGTRPEIIRLSLIIKKLDQYADSHILVHTGQNFTASLSEIFFQQLKVRTPDYVLLNQQQTLGEQLAAIFKKLEAILLTEKPDKILVLGDTNSGLSSILAERMGIPVIHMEAGNRCFDLEVPEEKNRRIIDAVSSFNLPYTPQSKENLLKEGIPSNKIYLSGNPIYEVLNHYDNEIEKSLILDKRNLDKEDYFLVTIHRAENVDHEDRLLEIMKGINLVAETYQKRIICSLHPRTKSRIELSPKLEVHPLIEFHEPFGFFDFVKLEKNAFCVLTDSGTVQEECCLFHVPTVTIRKTTERPETIESGSNMLSGINAKQIVNCVKVMVNQHKDWTFPEGYDHKNVSDKVLKIILGGHEID, from the coding sequence GTGAAAGTAATGACTATTTTAGGGACTCGACCTGAAATTATCAGATTAAGTCTAATTATAAAGAAACTGGATCAATATGCCGATTCACATATTCTAGTGCACACTGGACAAAATTTCACCGCATCCTTAAGTGAAATATTCTTCCAACAGCTAAAGGTACGAACCCCTGATTATGTCTTGTTGAATCAACAGCAAACACTTGGTGAACAGTTAGCGGCCATATTTAAAAAATTAGAGGCCATCCTATTAACGGAAAAGCCCGACAAAATATTAGTGTTGGGGGATACAAACTCCGGACTCAGCTCTATCTTAGCAGAAAGAATGGGCATACCGGTTATCCATATGGAGGCAGGGAACCGTTGTTTTGACTTGGAGGTGCCTGAGGAAAAAAATCGTCGTATTATTGATGCTGTTTCAAGCTTTAATTTACCATATACTCCTCAAAGTAAAGAAAATCTCTTGAAGGAAGGTATCCCGAGTAACAAAATATATTTATCGGGAAACCCCATTTACGAGGTCTTGAACCATTACGATAATGAAATCGAGAAAAGTTTAATCTTGGACAAAAGGAATTTGGATAAGGAAGATTATTTCCTCGTTACCATTCATCGTGCCGAAAATGTTGACCATGAAGACCGTTTGCTGGAGATAATGAAGGGCATTAATTTAGTTGCCGAGACCTATCAAAAAAGAATCATATGCAGTTTACATCCCCGGACAAAATCCCGCATTGAACTCAGTCCCAAATTAGAAGTGCATCCATTAATTGAATTTCATGAACCATTTGGTTTCTTTGATTTTGTAAAACTTGAAAAGAACGCTTTTTGTGTGCTGACCGATAGTGGAACGGTTCAAGAGGAATGTTGTTTGTTCCATGTACCGACAGTTACGATACGAAAAACTACGGAAAGGCCAGAAACCATTGAGTCGGGCAGCAATATGTTATCAGGAATTAACGCTAAACAAATCGTCAATTGTGTGAAGGTTATGGTTAATCAGCATAAAGACTGGACTTTTCCAGAAGGTTACGACCATAAAAACGTTTCAGATAAAGTACTTAAAATAATACTGGGAGGCCATGAAATTGATTAA